A single region of the Mycobacterium avium subsp. avium genome encodes:
- a CDS encoding MBL fold metallo-hydrolase has translation MAELVQVTDAVHLARGDAVNWTLVADDTGVMLVDAGYPGDREDVLGSLAELGYGPGDVRAIVLTHAHIDHLGTAIWLASEHGIPVYCHADEVGHAKREYLEQVSIFDVALRIWRPRWAKWTAHVVRSGGLIRDGIPTAQPLTAEVAAGLPGRPTPVFSPGHTNGHCSYLIDGVLVSGDALITGHPLLRHRGPQLLPAIFSYSQRDCIRTLSALALLDTEVLLPGHGDVWRGPIKEATDAALALAAGR, from the coding sequence ATGGCGGAGCTAGTTCAGGTCACCGACGCGGTGCACCTCGCCCGGGGGGACGCGGTCAACTGGACGCTGGTCGCCGACGACACCGGGGTGATGCTGGTCGACGCCGGCTATCCCGGGGACCGCGAGGACGTGCTGGGCTCGCTGGCCGAGCTCGGCTACGGCCCGGGCGACGTGCGCGCCATCGTGTTGACGCACGCGCACATCGACCACCTGGGCACCGCGATCTGGTTGGCGAGCGAGCACGGCATCCCGGTTTACTGCCACGCCGACGAGGTGGGCCACGCCAAACGCGAGTACCTGGAGCAGGTGTCGATTTTCGATGTGGCGCTTCGTATTTGGCGGCCCCGATGGGCGAAGTGGACCGCGCATGTGGTCCGCAGCGGCGGCCTGATCCGCGACGGCATCCCCACCGCCCAACCGTTGACCGCCGAGGTGGCCGCCGGGCTGCCGGGACGGCCGACGCCGGTCTTCAGCCCCGGCCACACCAACGGCCATTGCTCGTACCTGATCGACGGCGTCCTGGTCAGTGGCGACGCGCTGATCACCGGCCATCCCCTGCTGCGCCACCGCGGACCTCAGCTGCTCCCGGCGATTTTCAGTTACAGCCAGCGCGACTGCATCCGCACGCTGTCCGCGCTCGCCCTGCTCGACACCGAGGTGCTGCTGCCCGGCCACGGCGACGTGTGGCGCGGGCCGATCAAGGAGGCCACCGACGCGGCGCTCGCGCTCGCGGCGGGTCGCTAG
- the fgd gene encoding glucose-6-phosphate dehydrogenase (coenzyme-F420), whose amino-acid sequence MAELKLGYKASAEQFAPRELVELAVAAEAHGMDSATVSDHFQPWRHEGGHAPFSLAWMTAVGERTTRITLGTSVLTPTFRYNPAVVAQAFATMACLYPGRIFLGVGTGEALNEIATGYQGEWPEFKERFARLRESVRLMRELWRGDRVDFDGEYYRLKGASIYDVPDGGVPIYIAAGGPAVAKYAGRAGDGFVCTSGKGEELYKDKLIPAVMEGAAINDRNVDDIDKMIEIKISYDPDPELALENTRFWAPLSLTAEQKHSIDDPIEMEKAADALPIEQVAKRWIVASDPDEAVAKVKDYVDWGLNHLVFHAPGHDQRRFLELFEKDLAPRLRRLG is encoded by the coding sequence GTGGCTGAACTCAAACTCGGATACAAAGCGTCCGCCGAACAATTTGCACCCCGCGAGCTGGTCGAACTCGCCGTCGCCGCCGAAGCCCACGGCATGGACAGCGCCACCGTCAGCGACCACTTCCAGCCGTGGCGACACGAGGGCGGCCACGCCCCGTTCTCGCTGGCCTGGATGACCGCCGTCGGGGAACGCACCACGCGGATCACACTGGGCACCTCGGTGCTCACGCCGACCTTCCGCTACAACCCGGCCGTCGTCGCGCAGGCCTTCGCCACCATGGCCTGCCTGTACCCGGGCCGGATCTTCCTCGGGGTGGGCACCGGCGAGGCGCTGAACGAGATCGCCACCGGATACCAGGGCGAGTGGCCGGAGTTCAAGGAGCGCTTCGCCCGGCTGCGCGAATCGGTGCGGCTGATGCGCGAGCTGTGGCGCGGCGACCGCGTCGACTTCGACGGCGAGTACTACCGACTCAAGGGCGCCTCGATCTACGACGTGCCCGACGGCGGCGTCCCGATCTACATCGCCGCCGGCGGCCCCGCGGTGGCCAAATACGCCGGCCGGGCCGGCGACGGCTTCGTCTGCACCTCCGGCAAGGGCGAGGAGCTGTACAAGGACAAGCTGATCCCCGCGGTCATGGAGGGCGCGGCGATCAACGACCGCAATGTCGACGACATCGACAAGATGATCGAGATCAAGATCTCCTACGACCCCGACCCGGAACTGGCGCTGGAGAACACCCGGTTCTGGGCGCCGCTGTCGCTGACCGCCGAGCAGAAGCACAGCATCGACGACCCGATCGAAATGGAGAAGGCGGCCGACGCGCTGCCCATCGAGCAGGTGGCCAAGCGCTGGATCGTGGCCTCGGACCCCGACGAGGCGGTGGCCAAGGTCAAGGACTACGTCGACTGGGGCCTCAACCACCTGGTGTTCCACGCGCCCGGCCACGACCAGCGCCGGTTCCTGGAGCTCTTCGAAAAGGACCTGGCGCCCAGGCTTCGGCGACTTGGCTGA
- the pta gene encoding phosphate acetyltransferase, which yields MADISAIYVAAPEPETGKSTVALGLLHRLTATVAKVGVFRPITREGQDRDYILELLLSRTTAGLSYQQCVGVTYQQLHADGDAAIATIVDAYHAMAELCDVVVIVGSDYSELGQAIRPAELSTNARIAVNLGAPILLTVSGKGRTAAEVATVVQVCLAELDAQHAHTAAVVANRCEPAELDAVAEALRGFPQRCYVLPDEPLLSAPTVAELEKAVAGSPVSGEESLREREVTGILVAGMTADHVLERLADGMAVITPGDRSDVVLAVASAHAAEGFPSLSCIVLNGGFALHPSIAALVAGLRLRLPIVATALGTYDTASAAAAARGRVTATSQRKIDTALELMDRHVDIADLLEQLAIPIPTVTTPQMFIHQLTLQARADRKHIVLPEGDDDRILRAAGRVLQRRVADLTILGDEARIRQRSGELGVDLSDVKVIDPRTSALRPEFAQQYAQLRKAKGVTVEQAREIMRDATYFGTMLVYTSQVDGMVSGAAHTTAHTVRPAFEIIKTVPDVSTVSSIFLMCLPDRVLAYGDCAIIPNPTPEQLADIAISSARTAAQFGIEPRVAMLSYSTGDSGTGADVEKVRTATQLVRQRNPDLPVEGPIQYDAAIEPSVAATKLRDSPVAGRATVLIFPDLNTGNNTYKAVQRSAGALAIGPVLQGLRKPVNDLSRGALVEDIVNTIAITAIQAQGLPGGR from the coding sequence TTGGCTGACATTTCGGCGATCTACGTTGCCGCTCCCGAACCGGAGACCGGCAAGTCCACCGTCGCGCTGGGCCTGCTGCACCGGCTGACCGCCACGGTCGCCAAAGTCGGTGTGTTTAGGCCGATTACGCGTGAGGGGCAGGACCGCGACTACATCTTGGAGCTGCTGCTGTCGCGCACCACCGCGGGGCTGTCCTACCAGCAGTGCGTCGGCGTCACCTACCAACAGCTGCACGCCGACGGCGACGCGGCGATCGCCACGATCGTCGACGCCTACCACGCGATGGCCGAGCTGTGCGACGTGGTGGTCATCGTCGGCAGCGACTATTCCGAACTGGGACAGGCGATCCGGCCCGCGGAGCTGTCCACCAACGCCCGGATCGCGGTCAACCTCGGTGCGCCGATCCTGCTGACGGTCAGCGGCAAGGGGCGCACCGCCGCCGAGGTCGCCACCGTCGTGCAGGTCTGCCTGGCCGAGCTGGACGCCCAGCACGCGCACACCGCGGCGGTGGTGGCCAACCGGTGCGAGCCGGCCGAGCTGGACGCGGTGGCCGAAGCGTTGCGCGGCTTTCCCCAGCGCTGCTACGTGCTGCCCGACGAGCCGCTGCTGTCGGCGCCGACGGTGGCCGAACTGGAAAAGGCGGTCGCCGGTTCGCCGGTCAGCGGCGAGGAGTCGCTGCGCGAGCGCGAGGTCACCGGCATCCTGGTCGCCGGGATGACCGCCGACCACGTGCTGGAGCGCCTCGCGGACGGCATGGCCGTGATCACCCCCGGCGACCGCTCCGACGTGGTGCTCGCCGTGGCCAGCGCCCATGCCGCCGAAGGCTTTCCGTCGCTGTCGTGCATCGTGCTCAACGGCGGGTTCGCGCTGCATCCGTCCATCGCGGCGCTGGTGGCCGGGCTGCGGCTGCGGCTGCCCATCGTCGCCACCGCGCTGGGCACCTACGACACCGCCAGCGCGGCGGCCGCGGCCCGCGGCAGGGTGACGGCCACCTCACAGCGCAAGATCGACACCGCGCTGGAGCTGATGGACCGGCACGTCGACATCGCGGATCTGCTTGAACAGCTTGCCATTCCGATTCCCACCGTGACCACGCCGCAGATGTTCATCCATCAGCTGACCCTGCAGGCGCGCGCCGACCGCAAGCACATCGTGCTGCCCGAGGGCGACGACGACCGCATCCTGCGCGCCGCCGGCAGGGTGCTGCAGCGCCGCGTCGCCGACCTGACCATCCTGGGCGACGAGGCCCGGATCCGGCAGCGCTCGGGAGAACTCGGGGTGGACCTGAGCGACGTTAAGGTCATCGACCCGCGCACCAGCGCGCTGCGGCCCGAGTTCGCGCAGCAGTACGCGCAGCTGCGCAAGGCCAAGGGCGTCACCGTCGAGCAAGCCCGCGAAATCATGCGCGACGCAACGTACTTCGGCACCATGCTGGTGTACACCTCCCAGGTCGACGGCATGGTGTCCGGCGCCGCCCACACCACCGCGCACACCGTGCGCCCGGCCTTCGAGATCATCAAGACGGTGCCGGACGTCTCCACCGTGTCCAGCATCTTCCTGATGTGTCTGCCCGACCGGGTGCTGGCCTACGGCGACTGCGCGATCATCCCCAACCCGACACCGGAGCAGCTGGCCGACATCGCGATCTCCTCGGCGCGCACCGCCGCCCAGTTCGGCATCGAACCGCGGGTGGCCATGCTGTCCTACTCGACGGGTGACTCCGGCACCGGAGCCGACGTCGAAAAGGTGAGAACTGCAACGCAATTGGTGCGGCAGCGCAACCCCGACCTGCCGGTCGAGGGCCCCATCCAGTACGACGCCGCCATCGAACCGTCGGTCGCCGCCACCAAGCTGCGGGATTCGCCGGTGGCCGGTCGGGCCACCGTGTTGATCTTTCCCGACCTCAACACCGGCAACAACACCTACAAGGCGGTGCAGCGCAGCGCCGGCGCGCTGGCCATCGGGCCCGTGCTGCAGGGCCTGCGCAAGCCGGTCAACGACCTGTCGCGGGGTGCGCTGGTCGAAGACATCGTGAACACGATTGCCATCACCGCGATTCAGGCGCAGGGGCTGCCCGGTGGACGGTAG